A region of Paramormyrops kingsleyae isolate MSU_618 chromosome 17, PKINGS_0.4, whole genome shotgun sequence DNA encodes the following proteins:
- the LOC111833775 gene encoding pleckstrin homology-like domain family B member 1 isoform X6, translated as MEKHVGIVGNSSVLLVEGKDLAKGKLELHVAEGVTDTLAGMEGVMQSWQAHQCFQSTPLDLIEMEKGLKVQAELPHLVSLGSGRLSTAVTLIPLPEGRTSLGSGAGMDISIQAPGMEAQHCYIENRAGIITLHPCGTQCAIDGLVTYTPVRLSQGCMVCLGQSSFFRFNHPEEADRMKSMIPDRDQGVRAQAGEAMPLQRSQGRAVRTGRTPTGAEDIVTGSSLFLPGASCEGAPHRSDCLHRDLQEIMDSLSPPAGPAALSLSSAARYSRSPPRSPPVSYSNNSSSAPSPLPLSSPSSVDGSSYSPPCLPLVPARSSSYHYTSQGPPSTPPHNQSYFLSFLGDGGPRDPPKLIGTGALTPPHGFQERPPSPSRSPCSPRGPHPSLESTVPTAQGQPSGGGVWGLRPPSPSLTRQLPQSPGQHRRPAGCRARSPSATPPGFFCGPSPLVGPYGQQEPRLPLLGGWESIGSIAEVSDSESDLLAYHQRQRDERLQEQEAERLERQRLETILNLCAEYNKGDLGVAEAVKAGFPFVGLGGACGRGPCVDVGDGVEQTQPESDEENLREESSSTESTHQEVKPPCEDPLESGSPELGDLEEERLRVLAQVDKLKNRVTELEKQLQESQEEADLEQALLQRERQGELERAEAEAQAIAQLQRRLSELDGAIQGEKEKVPCRLHSMDARAQKRYDPGESWGVDVLFCQGRASVGSDRRALDSLRGGLEELQSQLHGCPESLREQLQERLKRESELLDLETKRFEDLEFQQLEKESSLEDERETLSQKLLQEQAGYQSSLAHRKEKVAALESRASSLGLEVAQECERLSRERDHTLQLLDKEKERLSSLEKRCLSLNGGTNFSKCSPTKNEEVLHISESDLSDEFHSQNSLCQPADAVIDPSSSSSSSLSRPREDHARMPDVCRTYGGDGHDCHSACPPQPCFPLPPTEEYITVGQLKQIFGMPKVDAPTSPLAPSFQHSASCRTASPGFSPSLPYECDWVRSEMPSPDLEWWFQVLMAAGEAVPPCPPPLPPCPPPLPAKSLFSARSLQVYQGQTGSSVQYNAATLGRNRTTKSPLVASSNTGSLPRNLAVTLQGIEAKRQLALQQKGQQVIEEQRRRLAELRERAALEAQCQWEALRGSQSRLDAPPLLPGPAGIHHSILHHRRPSMGERPYDTVSLESSDSLDTSISTGDSSFPPDTFSSASVMDTLRMEEMERLLREAQLEKARLIESQVRESQARSELLEEERRKREEAERRLEEEMMLRQQLVEKEVKMRARNLSQARPMTRYLPNRKEEFDLRLHIESAGHNLTGCYDLMLTEKMCKGYLVKMGGKIKSWKKRWFVFDRMRRTFSYYVDKHESKLKGVIYFQAIEEVYYDHLRSATKKGLFNLNFANVCITAQSPNPALTFCVKTHDRLYYMVAPSSEAMRIWMDVIVTGAEGYTQFMT; from the exons ATGGAGAAACACGTGGGGATCGTTGGGAATTCTTCTGTCCTTTTAGTGGAAGGAAAGGATTTAGCAAAAGGCAAATTG GAGCTCCATGTGGCTGAGGGTGTGACTGACACTTTGGCAGGCATGGAGGGTGTGATGCAGAGCTGGCAGGCACACCAGTGCTTCCAG AGCACCCCTCTGGACCTGATTGAGATGGAGAAGGGACTGAAGGTCCAGGCGGAGCTCCCCCACCTGGTCAGTCTTGGAAGTGGCCGCCTCAGCACTGCCGTCACTCTAATACCTCTGCCTGAAG GCCGTACCTCGCTGGGCAGTGGAGCCGGCATGGACATCAGCATCCAGGCTCCTGGCATGGAGGCGCAGCATTGCTACATTGAGAACCGGGCAGGGATCATCACGCTGCATCCCTGCGGTACCCAGTGTGCCATTGACGGGCTGGTCACCTACACGCCTGTGCGCCTCTCGCAAG GCTGTATGGTGTGCCTTGGCCAATCATCCTTCTTTCGCTTCAACCACCCTGAAGAGGCTGACAGGATGAAGAGCATGATTCCAGATCGGGACCAAGGGGTCAGAGCCCAGGCAGGTGAGGCGATGCCCCTGCAGAGAAGCCAAGGGAGAGCTGTTAGGACAGGAAGGACCCCTACAG GTGCAGAGGATATTGTGACTGGGAGCAGTCTGTTCCTGCCAGGAGCCTCCTGTGAGGGAGCTCCCCATCGCAGCGACTGTTTGCATAGGGACCTGCAGGAGATCATGGACTCCctatcgccccctgcaggccctGCCGCGCTCTCTCTGAGCAGTGCGGCTCGGTATTCAAGGTCCCCCCCCAGGAGCCCGCCAGTGAGCTACAGCAATAATAGCAGTTCAGCTCCTTCGCCCCTACCTCTCTCCTCCCCGTCGTCAGTGGATGGCTCCAGCTACAGCCCCCCCTGCTTGCCCCTGGTGCCGGCCCGCTCTTCCAGCTACCATTATACCTCCCAGGGCCCCCCAAGCACACCCCCCCACAATCAGTCGTATTTCCTCTCCTTCCTGGGTGATGGGGGCCCCAGAGACCCGCCCAAACTGATTGGCACAGGggcactgacccccccccatgGCTTTCAGGAgcgcccccccagcccctcacGATCGCCCTGCTCCCCCCGGGGCCCCCATCCTTCACTCGAGTCCACAGTGCCCACTGCCCAGGGACAGCCCAGTGGTGGAGGCGTTTGGGGGCTgcgcccccccagcccatcccTAACCAGGCAGCTGCCGCAGAGCCCCGGGCAGCATCGCAGACCAGCCGGGTGCCGAGCGCGCAGCCCGTCCGCAACACCACCGGGCTTTTTCTGCGGCCCCTCCCCCCTCGTCGGCCCCTATGGGCAGCAGGAGCCAAGGCTCCCCCTGCTGGGTGGGTGGGAAAGCATAGGTAGCATCGCTGAGGTCAGCGACAGCGAGAGCGATCTGCTGGCGTACCATCAGCGGCAACGTGATGAGCGACTCCAAGAGCAGGAGGCGGAGAGGCTG GAACGCCAGCGTCTTGAGACTATCCTGAACCTGTGTGCTGAGTACAACAAGGGAGATCTGGGTGTAGCTGAGGCCGTGAAAGCAGGCTTTCCATTCGTTGGTCTGGGTGGGGCCTGCGGCAGGGGGCCTTGCGTGGATGTGGGGGACGGTGTGGAGCAAACGCAGCCAGAGAGCGATGAGGAGAACCTCAGGGAGGAGAGCAGCAGCACAGAAAGCACCCACCAAGAGGTGAAGCCCCCA TGCGAGGACCCACTGGAATCTGGGTCCCCGGAGTTGGGAGACCTAGAAGAAGAACGGCTGCGAGTCCTGGCCCAAGTGGACAAGCTGAAGAACAGAGTTACGGAACTGGAGAAGCAGCTGCAGGAGTCCCAGGAGGAG GCAGATCTGGAGCAGGCGCTGCTGCAGAGGGAGCGGCAGGGGGAGCTAGAGCGGGCAGAAGCAGAGGCACAGGCCATCGCACAGCTGCAGCGCAGGCTGAGCGAGTTGGACGGCGCCATCCAGGGCGAGAAAGAGAAGGTACCATGCCGTTTACATAGCATGGATGCCAGGGCGCAGAAACGTTACGATCCAGGTGAATCCTGGGGGGtggatgttttgttttgtcaggGAAGGGCGAGTGTCGGATCAGATCGGCGGGCACTGGACAGTCTGCGTGGGGGCttggaggagctgcagagtcAGCTGCACGGGTGCCCCGAGTCCCTGAGAGAGCAGTTGCAGGAGCGACTGAAGCGG GAGTCGGAGCTCCTGGACTTGGAGACCAAGCGTTTTGAGGACCTGGAATTCCAGCAGCTGGAGAAGGAGAGCAGCCTGGAGGACGAGCGGGAAACTCTGAGTCAAAAGCTGCTGCAGGAGCAGGCCGGGTACCAGAGCAGCTTGGCCCACAGAAAG GAGAAAGTGGCGGCACTGGAGAGCCGGGCCAGCAGCCTTGGACTGGAGGTGGCCCAGGAGTGTGAGAGGCTCAGCCGGGAGCGGGACCATACCCTCCAGCTACTGGACAAG GAGAAGGAGAGGCTCTCTAGCCTGGAGAAAAGGTGCCTGAGTCTCAACGGAGGGACAAATTTCTCTAAATGTTCCCCTACCAAGAATGAG GAAGTGCTTCATATCAGCGAGAGCGACCTGTCAGATGAATTCCACTCCCAGAATTCCCTATGTCAGCCTGCTGATGCAGTCATAGacccttcctcttcctcatcctcctctctGAGCAGGCCTCGAGAG GATCATGCAAGGATGCCAGATGTCTGTAGGACATACGGGGGTGATGGGCACGACTGCCACTCTGCCTGCCCACCTCAGCCCTGCTTTCCCCTTCCTCCCACTGAG GAGTACATCACAGTCGGACAGCTGAAGCAGATCTTTGGGATGCCGAAGGTCGATGCCCCCACCAGCCCACTCGCCCCATCATTCCAGCACTCTGCTTCCTGTCGCACAGCTTCAcctggcttctctccctccCTACCATATGAG TGTGACTGGGTTAGGTCTGAGATGCCCTCTCCAGATTTAGAGTGGTGGTTCCAGGTGCTCATGGCTGCTGGGGAGGCTGTTCCACCTTGCCCCCCACCTCTCCCACCTTGCCCCCCACCTCTCCCAGCTAAATCTCTTTTCTCTGCCCGGTCCCTGCAG GTGTATCAAGGGCAGACAGGGTCTTCAGTGCAATACAACGCAGCCACTCTGGGACGTAACCGTACAACTAAG AGCCCCCTGGTGGCCTCTAGCAACACTGGCAGCCTTCCACGAAACCTGGCCGTTACCCTGCAAGGTATCGAGGCCAAGAGGCAGCTGGCCTTACAGCAGAAAG GGCAGCAGGTGATCGAGGAGCAGCGGCGGCGGCTGGCTGAGCTGAGGGAGCGTGCCGCGCTGGAAGCACAGTGCCAGTGGGAGGCGCTGCGCGGGTCACAGTCCCGGCTTGACGCCCCTCCCCTGCTGCCTGGGCCTGCTGGGATACATCACTCTATCCTGCACCACCGGCGCCCCTCAATGGGAGAGAGGCCATACGACACGGTGAGCCTGGAGAGCTCCGACAGCCTGGACACCAGCATCTCCACTGGTGACAGCTCCTTTCCCCCAGACACTTTCTCCAG TGCCAGCGTGATGGACACCCTGCGGATGGAGGAGATGGAGAGGCTGCTACGAGAGGCCCAGCTCGAGAAGGCCAGGCTCATTGAGAGCCAG GTGAGGGAGAGCCAAGCCAGGAGTGAGCTGCTGGAGGAGGAGCGCAGGAAGCGGGAGGAGGCAGAGAGGAGGCTAGAGGAGGAGATGATGTTGAGACAGCAGCTAGTGGAGAAGGAGGTGAAGATGAGGGCCAGGAACCTGTCTCAG GCGCGTCCCATGACCCGCTACCTGCCCAACCGCAAGGAGGAATTTGACCTGCGCTTGCACATCGAGTCCGCCGGCCATAACCTCACCGGCTGCTATGACTTGATGCTCACCGAGAAGATGTGCAAGGGCTACCTGGTCAAGATGGGAGGCAAAATCAAGTCGTGGAAGAAGCGCTGGTTTGTCTTTGACCGCATGAGGAGGACCTTCTCCTATTATGTGG ACAAGCACGAGAGCAAACTAAAGGGAGTCATTTACTTTCAAGCCATCGAGGAAGTCTATTACGACCACCTACGCAGCGCGACCAAG AAAGGACTTTTCAACCTGAATTTTGCCAATGTATGTATCACAGCCCAG AGCCCGAATCCTGCACTGACCTTTTGTGTGAAGACGCATGACCGGCTCTACTACATGGTGGCTCCATCCTCGGAGGCCATGCGCATCTGGATGGACGTCATAGTAACGGGTGCAGAAGGGTACACACAGTTCATGACCTGA
- the LOC111833775 gene encoding pleckstrin homology-like domain family B member 1 isoform X11, producing the protein MALCGGLTSEEELHVAEGVTDTLAGMEGVMQSWQAHQCFQSTPLDLIEMEKGLKVQAELPHLVSLGSGRLSTAVTLIPLPEGRTSLGSGAGMDISIQAPGMEAQHCYIENRAGIITLHPCGTQCAIDGLVTYTPVRLSQGCMVCLGQSSFFRFNHPEEADRMKSMIPDRDQGVRAQAGEAMPLQRSQGRAVRTGRTPTGAEDIVTGSSLFLPGASCEGAPHRSDCLHRDLQEIMDSLSPPAGPAALSLSSAARYSRSPPRSPPVSYSNNSSSAPSPLPLSSPSSVDGSSYSPPCLPLVPARSSSYHYTSQGPPSTPPHNQSYFLSFLGDGGPRDPPKLIGTGALTPPHGFQERPPSPSRSPCSPRGPHPSLESTVPTAQGQPSGGGVWGLRPPSPSLTRQLPQSPGQHRRPAGCRARSPSATPPGFFCGPSPLVGPYGQQEPRLPLLGGWESIGSIAEVSDSESDLLAYHQRQRDERLQEQEAERLERQRLETILNLCAEYNKGDLGVAEAVKAGFPFVGLGGACGRGPCVDVGDGVEQTQPESDEENLREESSSTESTHQEVKPPCEDPLESGSPELGDLEEERLRVLAQVDKLKNRVTELEKQLQESQEEADLEQALLQRERQGELERAEAEAQAIAQLQRRLSELDGAIQGEKEKVPCRLHSMDARAQKRYDPGESWGVDVLFCQGRASVGSDRRALDSLRGGLEELQSQLHGCPESLREQLQERLKRESELLDLETKRFEDLEFQQLEKESSLEDERETLSQKLLQEQAGYQSSLAHRKEKVAALESRASSLGLEVAQECERLSRERDHTLQLLDKEKERLSSLEKRCLSLNGGTNFSKCSPTKNEEVLHISESDLSDEFHSQNSLCQPADAVIDPSSSSSSSLSRPREDHARMPDVCRTYGGDGHDCHSACPPQPCFPLPPTEEYITVGQLKQIFGMPKVDAPTSPLAPSFQHSASCRTASPGFSPSLPYECDWVRSEMPSPDLEWWFQVLMAAGEAVPPCPPPLPPCPPPLPAKSLFSARSLQVYQGQTGSSVQYNAATLGRNRTTKSPLVASSNTGSLPRNLAVTLQGIEAKRQLALQQKGQQVIEEQRRRLAELRERAALEAQCQWEALRGSQSRLDAPPLLPGPAGIHHSILHHRRPSMGERPYDTVSLESSDSLDTSISTGDSSFPPDTFSSASVMDTLRMEEMERLLREAQLEKARLIESQVRESQARSELLEEERRKREEAERRLEEEMMLRQQLVEKEVKMRARNLSQARPMTRYLPNRKEEFDLRLHIESAGHNLTGCYDLMLTEKMCKGYLVKMGGKIKSWKKRWFVFDRMRRTFSYYVDKHESKLKGVIYFQAIEEVYYDHLRSATKKGLFNLNFANVCITAQSPNPALTFCVKTHDRLYYMVAPSSEAMRIWMDVIVTGAEGYTQFMT; encoded by the exons ATGGCTCTCTGTGGGGGGCTTACATCTGAAGAG GAGCTCCATGTGGCTGAGGGTGTGACTGACACTTTGGCAGGCATGGAGGGTGTGATGCAGAGCTGGCAGGCACACCAGTGCTTCCAG AGCACCCCTCTGGACCTGATTGAGATGGAGAAGGGACTGAAGGTCCAGGCGGAGCTCCCCCACCTGGTCAGTCTTGGAAGTGGCCGCCTCAGCACTGCCGTCACTCTAATACCTCTGCCTGAAG GCCGTACCTCGCTGGGCAGTGGAGCCGGCATGGACATCAGCATCCAGGCTCCTGGCATGGAGGCGCAGCATTGCTACATTGAGAACCGGGCAGGGATCATCACGCTGCATCCCTGCGGTACCCAGTGTGCCATTGACGGGCTGGTCACCTACACGCCTGTGCGCCTCTCGCAAG GCTGTATGGTGTGCCTTGGCCAATCATCCTTCTTTCGCTTCAACCACCCTGAAGAGGCTGACAGGATGAAGAGCATGATTCCAGATCGGGACCAAGGGGTCAGAGCCCAGGCAGGTGAGGCGATGCCCCTGCAGAGAAGCCAAGGGAGAGCTGTTAGGACAGGAAGGACCCCTACAG GTGCAGAGGATATTGTGACTGGGAGCAGTCTGTTCCTGCCAGGAGCCTCCTGTGAGGGAGCTCCCCATCGCAGCGACTGTTTGCATAGGGACCTGCAGGAGATCATGGACTCCctatcgccccctgcaggccctGCCGCGCTCTCTCTGAGCAGTGCGGCTCGGTATTCAAGGTCCCCCCCCAGGAGCCCGCCAGTGAGCTACAGCAATAATAGCAGTTCAGCTCCTTCGCCCCTACCTCTCTCCTCCCCGTCGTCAGTGGATGGCTCCAGCTACAGCCCCCCCTGCTTGCCCCTGGTGCCGGCCCGCTCTTCCAGCTACCATTATACCTCCCAGGGCCCCCCAAGCACACCCCCCCACAATCAGTCGTATTTCCTCTCCTTCCTGGGTGATGGGGGCCCCAGAGACCCGCCCAAACTGATTGGCACAGGggcactgacccccccccatgGCTTTCAGGAgcgcccccccagcccctcacGATCGCCCTGCTCCCCCCGGGGCCCCCATCCTTCACTCGAGTCCACAGTGCCCACTGCCCAGGGACAGCCCAGTGGTGGAGGCGTTTGGGGGCTgcgcccccccagcccatcccTAACCAGGCAGCTGCCGCAGAGCCCCGGGCAGCATCGCAGACCAGCCGGGTGCCGAGCGCGCAGCCCGTCCGCAACACCACCGGGCTTTTTCTGCGGCCCCTCCCCCCTCGTCGGCCCCTATGGGCAGCAGGAGCCAAGGCTCCCCCTGCTGGGTGGGTGGGAAAGCATAGGTAGCATCGCTGAGGTCAGCGACAGCGAGAGCGATCTGCTGGCGTACCATCAGCGGCAACGTGATGAGCGACTCCAAGAGCAGGAGGCGGAGAGGCTG GAACGCCAGCGTCTTGAGACTATCCTGAACCTGTGTGCTGAGTACAACAAGGGAGATCTGGGTGTAGCTGAGGCCGTGAAAGCAGGCTTTCCATTCGTTGGTCTGGGTGGGGCCTGCGGCAGGGGGCCTTGCGTGGATGTGGGGGACGGTGTGGAGCAAACGCAGCCAGAGAGCGATGAGGAGAACCTCAGGGAGGAGAGCAGCAGCACAGAAAGCACCCACCAAGAGGTGAAGCCCCCA TGCGAGGACCCACTGGAATCTGGGTCCCCGGAGTTGGGAGACCTAGAAGAAGAACGGCTGCGAGTCCTGGCCCAAGTGGACAAGCTGAAGAACAGAGTTACGGAACTGGAGAAGCAGCTGCAGGAGTCCCAGGAGGAG GCAGATCTGGAGCAGGCGCTGCTGCAGAGGGAGCGGCAGGGGGAGCTAGAGCGGGCAGAAGCAGAGGCACAGGCCATCGCACAGCTGCAGCGCAGGCTGAGCGAGTTGGACGGCGCCATCCAGGGCGAGAAAGAGAAGGTACCATGCCGTTTACATAGCATGGATGCCAGGGCGCAGAAACGTTACGATCCAGGTGAATCCTGGGGGGtggatgttttgttttgtcaggGAAGGGCGAGTGTCGGATCAGATCGGCGGGCACTGGACAGTCTGCGTGGGGGCttggaggagctgcagagtcAGCTGCACGGGTGCCCCGAGTCCCTGAGAGAGCAGTTGCAGGAGCGACTGAAGCGG GAGTCGGAGCTCCTGGACTTGGAGACCAAGCGTTTTGAGGACCTGGAATTCCAGCAGCTGGAGAAGGAGAGCAGCCTGGAGGACGAGCGGGAAACTCTGAGTCAAAAGCTGCTGCAGGAGCAGGCCGGGTACCAGAGCAGCTTGGCCCACAGAAAG GAGAAAGTGGCGGCACTGGAGAGCCGGGCCAGCAGCCTTGGACTGGAGGTGGCCCAGGAGTGTGAGAGGCTCAGCCGGGAGCGGGACCATACCCTCCAGCTACTGGACAAG GAGAAGGAGAGGCTCTCTAGCCTGGAGAAAAGGTGCCTGAGTCTCAACGGAGGGACAAATTTCTCTAAATGTTCCCCTACCAAGAATGAG GAAGTGCTTCATATCAGCGAGAGCGACCTGTCAGATGAATTCCACTCCCAGAATTCCCTATGTCAGCCTGCTGATGCAGTCATAGacccttcctcttcctcatcctcctctctGAGCAGGCCTCGAGAG GATCATGCAAGGATGCCAGATGTCTGTAGGACATACGGGGGTGATGGGCACGACTGCCACTCTGCCTGCCCACCTCAGCCCTGCTTTCCCCTTCCTCCCACTGAG GAGTACATCACAGTCGGACAGCTGAAGCAGATCTTTGGGATGCCGAAGGTCGATGCCCCCACCAGCCCACTCGCCCCATCATTCCAGCACTCTGCTTCCTGTCGCACAGCTTCAcctggcttctctccctccCTACCATATGAG TGTGACTGGGTTAGGTCTGAGATGCCCTCTCCAGATTTAGAGTGGTGGTTCCAGGTGCTCATGGCTGCTGGGGAGGCTGTTCCACCTTGCCCCCCACCTCTCCCACCTTGCCCCCCACCTCTCCCAGCTAAATCTCTTTTCTCTGCCCGGTCCCTGCAG GTGTATCAAGGGCAGACAGGGTCTTCAGTGCAATACAACGCAGCCACTCTGGGACGTAACCGTACAACTAAG AGCCCCCTGGTGGCCTCTAGCAACACTGGCAGCCTTCCACGAAACCTGGCCGTTACCCTGCAAGGTATCGAGGCCAAGAGGCAGCTGGCCTTACAGCAGAAAG GGCAGCAGGTGATCGAGGAGCAGCGGCGGCGGCTGGCTGAGCTGAGGGAGCGTGCCGCGCTGGAAGCACAGTGCCAGTGGGAGGCGCTGCGCGGGTCACAGTCCCGGCTTGACGCCCCTCCCCTGCTGCCTGGGCCTGCTGGGATACATCACTCTATCCTGCACCACCGGCGCCCCTCAATGGGAGAGAGGCCATACGACACGGTGAGCCTGGAGAGCTCCGACAGCCTGGACACCAGCATCTCCACTGGTGACAGCTCCTTTCCCCCAGACACTTTCTCCAG TGCCAGCGTGATGGACACCCTGCGGATGGAGGAGATGGAGAGGCTGCTACGAGAGGCCCAGCTCGAGAAGGCCAGGCTCATTGAGAGCCAG GTGAGGGAGAGCCAAGCCAGGAGTGAGCTGCTGGAGGAGGAGCGCAGGAAGCGGGAGGAGGCAGAGAGGAGGCTAGAGGAGGAGATGATGTTGAGACAGCAGCTAGTGGAGAAGGAGGTGAAGATGAGGGCCAGGAACCTGTCTCAG GCGCGTCCCATGACCCGCTACCTGCCCAACCGCAAGGAGGAATTTGACCTGCGCTTGCACATCGAGTCCGCCGGCCATAACCTCACCGGCTGCTATGACTTGATGCTCACCGAGAAGATGTGCAAGGGCTACCTGGTCAAGATGGGAGGCAAAATCAAGTCGTGGAAGAAGCGCTGGTTTGTCTTTGACCGCATGAGGAGGACCTTCTCCTATTATGTGG ACAAGCACGAGAGCAAACTAAAGGGAGTCATTTACTTTCAAGCCATCGAGGAAGTCTATTACGACCACCTACGCAGCGCGACCAAG AAAGGACTTTTCAACCTGAATTTTGCCAATGTATGTATCACAGCCCAG AGCCCGAATCCTGCACTGACCTTTTGTGTGAAGACGCATGACCGGCTCTACTACATGGTGGCTCCATCCTCGGAGGCCATGCGCATCTGGATGGACGTCATAGTAACGGGTGCAGAAGGGTACACACAGTTCATGACCTGA